Genomic window (Deltaproteobacteria bacterium):
GGCGACGCGGATCGCCTCGAGGAGGTTCCGGTGGTCGGCCATGTTCTTGCCCGCGATGTCGAAGGCCGTCCCGTGCCCGGTCGAGGTCCGGATGAGCGGCAGCCCGACGAGCAGCGTCACCACCTTGCCGAAGCCGAGCAGCTTCACGGCCATGAGCCCCTGGTCGTGGTAGAGCGCGAGGGTGAGGTCGAAGGCGCCGTCGCGTGCCCTGAGAAAGACGGTGTCCGCCGGGAACGGGCCCTGGGCATCGATGCCGCGTGCGCGCGCCGCCGCGATCGCGGGTACGATCTCGTCCCGCTCCTCGCTGCCGAAGGCGCCCTCCTCGCCCGCGTGCGGGTTGAGTCCCGCGACCGCGAGCCGCGGCCGCGCGATGCCCAGGTCGCGGAGCGCCGCGTCGGCCAGCACGAGCCGGTCGAGCACGCGGTCCTTGCGCACGTAGTCGCACACGGCGCGCAGCGCCATGTGGTTCGTGAACAGCATGACGCGCATCTTCCCCAGGAGGAGGAGCATGGCCGGCCTGGTCGCGGTCAGCTCGCCCAGGATCTCCGTCTGCCCCTCGTAGGCGTAGCCGGCCGCGTGCATCGCCTCCTTGTTGAGCGGCGCCGAGACCATGGCGTCGATCTCGCGCGCGAGGGCGAGCCGCCCCGCTTCGCGCGTGTAGTGGACGGCGGCCGCGCCGAAGGCGGGGCGCGTCTCGCCCCAGCGGTGCTCGGCGACGTCGACGTTGCGGTAGTCGATCAGCTCGATCATGCCCGGGCGCCCCCCGGCCTCCGCCGGCCGCGCCAGCGTCCGGATCGGCAGGCGCACCCGCGTTGCCTCCATCGCCCGCTCGAGCACGCGCGCGTCGCCGAGGACGAGCGGGATGGCCCTGGCCGTGACCGAATGATCGGCGAGCGACTTGACGATGATCTCGGGACCGATGCCGGCCGCGTCCCCCATGGTGATCGCGACCCGTGGCCGAAACGCCATTCCGCTCACTCCGTCGGCGCGGCGACCCCGAACCCGTCCGGCGCGCTCGCGGCAAGCTCCGGACCGGCGGCGCGCCGCGCCGCCAGCACGTTGCGATAGATCGCCTCGATCCGGTCGAGGACCGTCTCCCACGCCCGCGCGTCCTCGACCGCGCGCCGGGCGGCGGCACCGAGCCGGGCGCGCGCCCCCGCGTCGGAGAGCAGCTCGACCACGGCGGCCGCGAACGCCGCCTCGTCCCCGTCGGGGACGACCCGGCCGGTGACGCCGTCGCGGAGGCACTTCGCGGACCCGGCCGAGGCGACGATTGCCTTGCCGGCGGCCATGTAGTTGAGGAGCTTCATCGGGAAGCCGGCGCGCTCGCTGCGCGGCGAGACCGCCACGTCGGCCGCGTCGAGCCGCGCCCGGACCTCATCGTAGGACGCGGCGCGCACGATCTCCACCCCGGGGCCGAGGGTGCGCTCGAGCGCCCCGGGCGCGGCGTGCGTCACGAGCACGAGGCGAGCCGCAGCCACCCGCGCCCGCACGCGCGCGAAGCTCGCGAGGAGGAAGCCCAGGTTCTGGTAGCCGTCGAGGTTGCCCGCGTAGCACACGAGCCCGTTCGGGTCCGTCCGCGGCCGGTGGGCGGCGGCGCCCGGCGTGGCGGCGGGGGCGATGCAGGCGAGGTCGCCCGCGGTCACGCCCCGCCGGCGCAGCATCTCGCCCAGCTCCGCGGTGACCGCGATGCAGAAGTCGGCGCGGCGCGGGACGTGCGCATCCAGGAGGAGTCCCACCCGGCGCGCGAGCCGCCGCGCGAGCCGGGCGCGGAAGTAGAGCGGCAGCTCCTCGGCGAGCGCGGTGTGGCCGTGGTACACCACCGGGCAGCTCGCCGCCCGGCCGACCACCAGGCCCGCGATCGCCGCCTCGTAGTTGTGCGCATGGATCAGGTCGATCGCCTCGCGGCGCACGGTGCGCCAGAGGCGGGCCACGAGTACGACATCGCGGGCGAGGCGCGCCGGGCGCGGCCCGGGCCGGCCGCTCGCCACCGCGCCGTAGGTGACGAGGTGGACGGCGTGCCCGCGACCGCGGATACCATCGGCGAGCTGCCGTACCAGCACCTGAGAGCCGCGCAGATCCGGATACGGGCCGGCGAGGACGAGCGCGATGCGCATCAGGGCTGGGAGTCCGTCACTCGGACGTCCTCCCGGGCTCCAGGTAGCCGAGCGCGGCGAGCCGCGCCTCGAGGTCGCGCGTCTCGTCGTCGTCGAAGGGCCGAAGAGCGGGCGCCGTGTCGGCGAGCGGATCGGGCGCCGAGCGGGGCTCGGCGTCCAGCGCGGCGGCGATCGGCCGCCCGTCGAGGCCGGCGGGCACCGGTTCGCCCGCGAGGGCGAGGACCGTCGGAGCGACGTCGACGATGTCCGCGGGCCCGAGCTCGCCGGCCCGACGCACGCCCGCGCCGGCCAGGATGAAGAGGCCGTCCCGGCGGTGGGCGCCGTTCATGCCGCGGCCCTTGCCGCCGCCGTGCTCGGCCGGTGCGAGGCGGCGGAGCGCCGGGCCCGGCCCCACACTGCGCAGGCACGACGGGCTGTACCCGTCCAGCCGCGCGAGCTCGAGCACGAGGTCGGGCGCACGCCCGACGAATGGCCCCGCGTAGAGCTCCTCGCGCCGCCACACGCGCTCGACGACCGGGCGGCCGGCCTCGTCGCGCCAGCCGGCGAGAGCGGCCGCGACCCGCCCGCGGGTCGCCCGGTAGGCGGCCGGGTCGACGACACCCTCGGGCTCGCGGCCGCGGAGGTTCAGCCACACGCTCGGGTGGTAGTCGAGCTCTTCGGCGTAGGCGAGCGTGCGGCTCCACTCGATGCCCGCCAGACGGTGCAGACCCTCGAGGCGACCCGCCGCCGCCGGCGCCCGGCGCACGAGCGCGCCCTGCAGGCGCCGCGGCACGGCCCGGAGCGCCGCGGCGCGCACCAGCCCGGCCAGGCGGCCCCGGCTCGCCCGGCGGAACCCGAGAAGCCCGCACTCCGCCAACCGCCGGTTCAGGTGGACGACGCGGTCGCTCGCGCCTCCGCTCCCGTGATCGGACACGATCGCGACCGCGGCGTCGGGCGGCGCCGCGGCGAGGAGCGCACCCACGGCCCGGTCGAGCGCCTCGTAGACGCGCGCGATCGCACCGGCGAACGGGCTC
Coding sequences:
- a CDS encoding glycosyltransferase family 4 protein, with translation MRIALVLAGPYPDLRGSQVLVRQLADGIRGRGHAVHLVTYGAVASGRPGPRPARLARDVVLVARLWRTVRREAIDLIHAHNYEAAIAGLVVGRAASCPVVYHGHTALAEELPLYFRARLARRLARRVGLLLDAHVPRRADFCIAVTAELGEMLRRRGVTAGDLACIAPAATPGAAAHRPRTDPNGLVCYAGNLDGYQNLGFLLASFARVRARVAAARLVLVTHAAPGALERTLGPGVEIVRAASYDEVRARLDAADVAVSPRSERAGFPMKLLNYMAAGKAIVASAGSAKCLRDGVTGRVVPDGDEAAFAAAVVELLSDAGARARLGAAARRAVEDARAWETVLDRIEAIYRNVLAARRAAGPELAASAPDGFGVAAPTE
- the pdxA gene encoding 4-hydroxythreonine-4-phosphate dehydrogenase PdxA, with product MAFRPRVAITMGDAAGIGPEIIVKSLADHSVTARAIPLVLGDARVLERAMEATRVRLPIRTLARPAEAGGRPGMIELIDYRNVDVAEHRWGETRPAFGAAAVHYTREAGRLALAREIDAMVSAPLNKEAMHAAGYAYEGQTEILGELTATRPAMLLLLGKMRVMLFTNHMALRAVCDYVRKDRVLDRLVLADAALRDLGIARPRLAVAGLNPHAGEEGAFGSEERDEIVPAIAAARARGIDAQGPFPADTVFLRARDGAFDLTLALYHDQGLMAVKLLGFGKVVTLLVGLPLIRTSTGHGTAFDIAGKNMADHRNLLEAIRVAAEIALARRGAAEPGLAAAYGRAA